The Sinomicrobium kalidii genome contains a region encoding:
- a CDS encoding DUF4998 domain-containing protein — protein MNSNTIKTVLYGIVLCLFTVLSCSEMDDYKEYTKEGEISYTGKIDALKIYSGRNRVLIEGLFRADPKITECRIYWNDKRDSVVIPVTKTASVDTLLTLIDDLDENIYNFEVRTYDDLGNSSVPVYATGASYGQRYQASLINRPVNKSDLYAGDLTATIEYASMDLTSGVFATEIIYTDGDDEEHTLRVPVDSSKAEIDSYKIGTDFRYRTLFLPDSTSIDTFSTDYITIDPDIVYLKNYSAPFEVESSSGRWGTLADWITNDAAKTHSDHGGTDTHTGTRLFNLESGWGTPEIVNGKIYQTVTLSPGTYTFKANLRQTNGENDTWNVGQGDRAYLVVGEGNELPDVDVIETSSATLGFVRVLRDNDPDDFKVEFTITEEKQVSVGYATTQPGGNVSEQYPGTANGRHCNILSFEFFKTD, from the coding sequence ATGAACAGCAATACTATAAAAACAGTTTTATACGGAATTGTCCTGTGCCTTTTTACCGTTTTGTCCTGTTCGGAAATGGACGATTATAAAGAATACACCAAAGAAGGGGAAATATCCTATACCGGTAAGATAGACGCTTTGAAGATCTATTCCGGGCGGAACAGGGTTTTAATTGAAGGACTTTTCAGGGCAGACCCCAAGATCACCGAATGTCGCATTTACTGGAATGATAAAAGGGATTCTGTAGTGATCCCGGTAACAAAAACGGCAAGTGTAGACACTTTACTGACTTTGATTGATGATCTGGACGAGAACATCTACAATTTTGAAGTGAGGACCTATGATGATCTGGGGAACAGTTCGGTCCCGGTTTACGCAACGGGGGCATCTTACGGACAACGGTACCAGGCCTCCCTGATAAACAGGCCGGTCAATAAAAGCGATCTTTATGCGGGAGACCTTACGGCTACGATAGAATACGCGAGCATGGACCTTACCAGCGGTGTATTTGCCACGGAAATAATATATACCGATGGCGATGATGAAGAACACACGCTTCGGGTTCCCGTAGATAGTTCAAAAGCGGAAATAGACAGTTATAAAATAGGGACGGATTTTCGATACCGGACGCTCTTTCTGCCCGATTCCACCAGTATCGATACCTTTTCCACCGATTATATCACTATTGATCCGGATATTGTTTACCTGAAAAATTACAGTGCCCCGTTCGAAGTAGAATCTTCGTCAGGGAGATGGGGAACACTTGCGGACTGGATCACCAATGATGCTGCTAAAACCCACAGTGATCACGGCGGGACCGATACCCATACGGGAACAAGGTTATTCAACCTGGAATCCGGCTGGGGGACTCCCGAAATAGTGAACGGAAAGATATACCAGACCGTTACTTTGTCTCCGGGAACATATACGTTCAAGGCTAACCTGAGACAAACGAACGGGGAAAACGACACCTGGAATGTCGGCCAGGGAGACCGGGCCTACCTCGTTGTAGGTGAAGGAAATGAGCTTCCGGACGTAGATGTCATAGAAACTTCGTCTGCCACACTGGGGTTTGTAAGAGTGCTAAGGGACAATGACCCTGATGACTTTAAAGTAGAATTTACCATTACCGAAGAAAAACAGGTTTCCGTGGGATATGCTACCACACAACCGGGTGGCAATGTAAGTGAACAATATCCGGGAACCGCGAACGGAAGACACTGCAATATCTTATCATTTGAATTTTTTAAAACCGATTAG
- a CDS encoding family 16 glycosylhydrolase, giving the protein MDYLKKSGCLFMLCALLACTDDGRQEEPDLGEPPESEAGIPGLKTLDVSNVTLNTATVTGSVTNNGGASVTKRGICWSKTGIPTVEGASADAVSIQASGEFSANLNGLEENTEYYVRAFAANGAGTGYGEVLNFVTGRTSEPVQPLVFLDSTTFDNTRKFEEHWEMFYPWGTDHNGSARMYEDQVTLDGNGGLLIEANRIYEDEGDSSADPWLKIKYHSGAIHFKEHIVVSDSLPSWEISGDFQVPTTRGSWPAFWITGAWSWPPEIDIMEFKGNNTNWQNTVTGPDWQNTSWQTTKTTVSNAGNWHNYKVIINKTSQTDVEIKLYIDGDQTGTHTADFVGKPFWLIINMQMEGSSGAPGPEYAEYRARNIYVAATPAETP; this is encoded by the coding sequence ATGGATTATCTGAAAAAGTCGGGCTGTTTGTTCATGCTCTGTGCCCTGCTGGCGTGTACGGACGATGGCAGACAGGAAGAACCTGACCTTGGGGAACCCCCCGAAAGCGAAGCCGGTATCCCGGGCTTGAAAACCCTGGATGTGAGCAACGTAACACTGAACACGGCAACAGTCACGGGAAGTGTTACAAACAACGGAGGTGCATCAGTGACCAAAAGAGGAATATGCTGGAGTAAAACAGGTATACCCACCGTAGAAGGCGCATCGGCAGATGCCGTATCTATACAAGCTTCAGGTGAGTTTTCCGCAAACCTGAACGGCCTGGAAGAAAACACGGAATATTATGTCCGGGCCTTTGCGGCCAATGGTGCCGGTACCGGTTACGGAGAAGTGTTAAACTTTGTTACAGGCAGGACTTCCGAACCTGTGCAACCCTTGGTTTTCCTGGATTCCACCACTTTTGACAACACCCGGAAGTTCGAAGAGCACTGGGAAATGTTTTATCCGTGGGGAACCGATCATAACGGTTCGGCCCGGATGTATGAAGACCAGGTAACGCTGGACGGAAACGGCGGATTGCTGATAGAAGCCAACCGCATTTATGAAGACGAAGGAGACAGTTCTGCCGATCCCTGGTTAAAAATAAAATACCATTCCGGGGCCATTCATTTTAAGGAACACATTGTGGTGAGTGATTCGCTGCCCTCCTGGGAGATCAGCGGGGATTTCCAGGTGCCTACCACAAGGGGGTCCTGGCCGGCCTTCTGGATCACCGGGGCCTGGAGCTGGCCGCCGGAGATCGACATTATGGAGTTTAAAGGGAACAATACCAACTGGCAAAACACGGTGACAGGCCCCGATTGGCAGAACACGTCCTGGCAAACGACCAAAACCACGGTGTCTAATGCCGGAAACTGGCACAATTATAAAGTGATCATCAATAAAACCTCGCAAACCGATGTGGAGATCAAGCTCTACATCGACGGAGATCAGACGGGCACACATACGGCCGATTTTGTAGGAAAACCGTTCTGGCTGATCATCAATATGCAAATGGAAGGTTCCAGCGGTGCCCCCGGCCCCGAATATGCCGAATACAGGGCCCGGAATATCTATGTGGCGGCTACTCCCGCCGAAACACCTTAA